One genomic segment of Ipomoea triloba cultivar NCNSP0323 chromosome 9, ASM357664v1 includes these proteins:
- the LOC116029257 gene encoding probable serine/threonine-protein kinase PBL23 isoform X1 produces the protein MGMFWCCRVSEINLMRKNPLKSSKSNVNESSKYDNNSESLTSIARSISMKTGMSKQKQLAEDIMRYGDIKIAAEVYTFRELASATDNFNPELLVGEGGFGRVYKGHIKRTNQIVAVKQLDRNGVQGNREFLAEVFTLSLVNHRNLVNLMGYCADGNQRILVYEFMRNGSLQDHLFDLPPSKRPLDWYTRMQVAKGAAQGLEYLHDTADPPIIYRDFKTSNILVDEVFNPKLSDFGLAKLGPTGEQDHVSTRIMGTYGYCAPEYAKTGQLTTRSDVYSFGVVFLEIISGRRVIDNTKPTEQQNLVSWAKPIFTDRQRFTTLADPKLEGNYPPKGMYQALALAAMCIQDEANIRPLIGDVVSALEYLATPSEDFNGTADVDDSNCLFIPQGASTS, from the exons ATGGGAATGTTTTGGTGTTGCAGGGTTTCAGAGATTAACCTGATGAGGAAGAATCCATTGAAAAGCTCCAAGAGTAATGTGAATGAGTCAAgcaaatatgataataattcagAGTCCTTGACATCCATTGCCAGAAGTATTTCCATGAAAACAG GGATGAGCAAGCAAAAGCAGCTAGCAGAAGACATTATGAGGTATGGGGACATAAAAATTGCAGCAGAAGTGTACACATTTCGCGAGCTAGCCAGCGCGACAGACAACTTCAATCCGGAGCTGTTAGTGGGGGAAGGAGGATTTGGGAGGGTATATAAAGGGCATATCAAAAGAACAAATCAA ATTGTTGCAGTAAAGCAGCTGGACAGGAATGGTGTTCAGGGGAACAGGGAATTCCTGGCTGAGGTATTCACTCTCAGCCTTGTTAACCACCGGAATCTCGTGAACCTGATGGGATATTGTGCCGATGGGAATCAAAGAATTCTAGTATACGAGTTTATGCGCAATGGGTCGTTGCAAGATCACCTTTTTG ATTTGCCTCCAAGCAAGAGGCCTCTGGATTGGTATACCAGAATGCAGGTGGCCAAGGGTGCAGCTCAGGGGCTAGAATATCTGCATGACACAGCCGATCCTCCAATAATTTATCGCGATTTCAAAACATCAAACATATTGGTGGACGAGGTTTTCAACCCGAAGCTCTCTGATTTTGGCCTCGCGAAGCTAGGCCCAACCGGGGAGCAAGATCACGTGTCTACGAGGATAATGGGAACGTATGGGTATTGCGCCCCCGAGTATGCTAAGACGGGACAGCTCACAACCCGGTCTGATGTTTACAGCTTCGGAGTTGTCTTTCTGGAGATCATTTCAGGGAGGAGAGTGATTGATAACACCAAACCAACTGAGCAACAGAACCTGGTTTCTTGG GCAAAACCAATTTTTACTGACAGACAAAGGTTCACAACATTGGCTGACCCTAAGCTTGAAGGAAACTACCCACCAAAGGGCATGTACCAAGCTCTTGCTCTTGCAGCTATGTGCATCCAAGACGAAGCTAATATTCGGCCTCTAATTGGCGACGTTGTCAGTGCCCTCGAGTACTTAGCCACCCCAAGCGAGGATTTTAACGGCACAGCCGATGTAGACGACTCCAATTGCCTGTTCATTCCCCAAGGTGCAAGCACTTCCTGA
- the LOC116029257 gene encoding probable serine/threonine-protein kinase PBL23 isoform X2 translates to MRKNPLKSSKSNVNESSKYDNNSESLTSIARSISMKTGMSKQKQLAEDIMRYGDIKIAAEVYTFRELASATDNFNPELLVGEGGFGRVYKGHIKRTNQIVAVKQLDRNGVQGNREFLAEVFTLSLVNHRNLVNLMGYCADGNQRILVYEFMRNGSLQDHLFDLPPSKRPLDWYTRMQVAKGAAQGLEYLHDTADPPIIYRDFKTSNILVDEVFNPKLSDFGLAKLGPTGEQDHVSTRIMGTYGYCAPEYAKTGQLTTRSDVYSFGVVFLEIISGRRVIDNTKPTEQQNLVSWAKPIFTDRQRFTTLADPKLEGNYPPKGMYQALALAAMCIQDEANIRPLIGDVVSALEYLATPSEDFNGTADVDDSNCLFIPQGASTS, encoded by the exons ATGAGGAAGAATCCATTGAAAAGCTCCAAGAGTAATGTGAATGAGTCAAgcaaatatgataataattcagAGTCCTTGACATCCATTGCCAGAAGTATTTCCATGAAAACAG GGATGAGCAAGCAAAAGCAGCTAGCAGAAGACATTATGAGGTATGGGGACATAAAAATTGCAGCAGAAGTGTACACATTTCGCGAGCTAGCCAGCGCGACAGACAACTTCAATCCGGAGCTGTTAGTGGGGGAAGGAGGATTTGGGAGGGTATATAAAGGGCATATCAAAAGAACAAATCAA ATTGTTGCAGTAAAGCAGCTGGACAGGAATGGTGTTCAGGGGAACAGGGAATTCCTGGCTGAGGTATTCACTCTCAGCCTTGTTAACCACCGGAATCTCGTGAACCTGATGGGATATTGTGCCGATGGGAATCAAAGAATTCTAGTATACGAGTTTATGCGCAATGGGTCGTTGCAAGATCACCTTTTTG ATTTGCCTCCAAGCAAGAGGCCTCTGGATTGGTATACCAGAATGCAGGTGGCCAAGGGTGCAGCTCAGGGGCTAGAATATCTGCATGACACAGCCGATCCTCCAATAATTTATCGCGATTTCAAAACATCAAACATATTGGTGGACGAGGTTTTCAACCCGAAGCTCTCTGATTTTGGCCTCGCGAAGCTAGGCCCAACCGGGGAGCAAGATCACGTGTCTACGAGGATAATGGGAACGTATGGGTATTGCGCCCCCGAGTATGCTAAGACGGGACAGCTCACAACCCGGTCTGATGTTTACAGCTTCGGAGTTGTCTTTCTGGAGATCATTTCAGGGAGGAGAGTGATTGATAACACCAAACCAACTGAGCAACAGAACCTGGTTTCTTGG GCAAAACCAATTTTTACTGACAGACAAAGGTTCACAACATTGGCTGACCCTAAGCTTGAAGGAAACTACCCACCAAAGGGCATGTACCAAGCTCTTGCTCTTGCAGCTATGTGCATCCAAGACGAAGCTAATATTCGGCCTCTAATTGGCGACGTTGTCAGTGCCCTCGAGTACTTAGCCACCCCAAGCGAGGATTTTAACGGCACAGCCGATGTAGACGACTCCAATTGCCTGTTCATTCCCCAAGGTGCAAGCACTTCCTGA